TTAAAGGAGTGTGTGTtggcatttatttataatatgtatttacAAGCTTGTGCAAGTAATGAATTGATGTGTTTTGATAAGGAATGCATTTCTGTTCTCATCCTCTTGAGTCTTATGGGTCTAGTTTCTATTTTAGGGAGCGAGCAGGAAAGACTTTAAAGTGAGATGAATTGCTCAAATTGTGcaatttgttgttttttcttttcttttcttttctttttacaattagagaagaaagaagtgcTAAGGCAACGCAATAACTTTCTAAGCACTTTTCTGCTGGTTTAAATTagttaaattattttgtataaattagATATAATTCTACTTTTCTGATATGTATAAAAATTGATGAAGCTGCATGGTTTTAAAATAGGAAATCCACGTtataaaaagtcattaaaaattcTGTACAAAATCACAACAAAATAATTCAGCATGGGAAAGGTCACAGGTAGTAAAATGCTggttgaaaaatatatatttatatatattttaattggcCCATTACTAGTTTAAAAATTGCATAGATCCTAATTAttgcttgtgattttttttatcccGATCAGATAATTAATACGATCTGAATACAGCTACACGAAATTCGtggtacacattttcttttttactttactgtattattatttttaaaatagaagagcTATAGAAAACAATACATAAGGTGAACAGGAACTTTGATCCCCTGTTTCTTCCAAAGGCAGTAACgacaataaatacatatatcaCTTGAAGCTTTGAGTATTTGCACTTTGCAGCAATCTTAGCAAAAGGGCTGCCTTCTGTAAACAGGACAGTCACTGTAAGCACAGTAGATTCGTTTCCCGGGAATGGTGAAACTGATGTGCCTCTAATCGTGAAAGATGGCATTAAGCTGGGCACTCATGACTCGCTCATGATGCGAATGGCTATCGAAAGACATAATGTTGTCTATGGGGATCTCGCAGCGAGGGGCAGCGGCACCCGAAGAGAAGATTGATCCGTGGCTTTGGGGCCCTGCCAGGGTCGCTGCAGGGTAGTGCATGGTAAAggcataatttttttcaaactcgGCGGATGGTTCGTGTTTGAAAGAGAAGTTGCCATTGATGCTGAGCGGCGGGCTGAGAGGTCCGTCAAAGGAAGGGCTGGTGCAGTCAGTTAGGGGGCTTTCAAAGAAGGGCTCCAGGGCTGCGCTGTAAGCGTGTGGCGGCGGCTTGACGTGGAAGACGTGGGAGCTGTCCATGGTGCCATAGGGCGGGCTGGGCAGTCCAGGGGACTGGTAGGAGTAGGGATGCACCGGGAAGGAAGCGCTGGCGGTTGGCAGGTGCGGGGGCATGTCCGGGTTCTGCTCAGGCAAGAAAGTCCGGGGGTTGAGCTGCAGGCAGCCGGCAACCAAATTGGTAGTGGGCTGGGACAAACCTTTGCAGAGCGTCTGTACGAAGGAGACCAGGTCAGGGCTTTTGCCTGAGCGCAGGATCTCTGACAGAGCCCAGATGTAGTTCTTGGCCAAGCGCAGTGTCTCTATTTTAGACAGTTTCTGGGTCTTGGAATAGCAGGGTACCACCTTGCGCAGGTTATCCAGCGCCGCGTTCAGCCCGTGCATGCGGTTCCGCTCTCGGGCGTTGGCCTTCATGCGCCTTAATTTAAAACGCTCTAGGCGCGCCTtggtcatctttttctttttgggacCCCGTCTCTTGGGCTTTtgatcatcttcttcttcttcctcctcctcctcctcctctagatcctcatcttcctcctcctcctctcccccgtTTCTCAGAGAGTCCTCCTCTGCATTCATGGCTTCAAGCTCGTCCTCCTTCTTGTCTGCCTCGTGTTCCTCGTCCTGAGAACTGAGACACTCATCTGTCCAGCTTGGGGGACCTTGGGGCTGAGGCTCGCCCATCAGCCCGCTCTCGGTGTATGATTTGGTCATGTTTCCACTTCCTGTGTTCAACAGGGAGAGAggcaagcagaaagaagaaaggggggaaatCCACCTGATATATCTAAAAGCTGGATAAGCCTTCAGCTCCCTCTCCCTAATCCTACAGAAATGCACACAAATAGAAATACACAGGAGTCCACTGCAAAATGGATGCCTCCAGGAAAAGTTAAAAGCAGCACTTCATGCTGGCGTGCCTGTGCCTCGGTGCTGCGTAGTAGGTACCACGGGGTCTGTCATGAGTGGCTACGGGTGCCTTTCCTAGTGATCAGCTTAACTGTGTGCAGGGCAATTGATTGTCTGGCCAGGAGCCCTGTATGGAAATAAGTACAGAGTGCATGTTTTTCTGAATGTGTCCCAAGTCACTCCCAACTCACAAAAATGATGAGTTTGGAAATGGAACATTCTGAACTCATCTCTGTTCTAGCTTCCCACTACTTAGAGgtttaaataaattgaaaagcCATTACGTAATTTACTAACACTGACCCCgatttttaaagaagattatATGGAAGGGAGAGCCAATGAACAGAGGAGGAAAGGTAGTTTCCATCAAATTATTTTCCTATCACCGACACATTTGGCCACAGAAGTGGGCACAAGTCTTCCAttcctctcttgcctttcttgctttgcctcaccaccacccccacgcCCCGCTAAATTCCCACCTTGTACAAAAGCTCTGGCTCCCAGGCGAGGCTCTCCCACGCGCTGGGGATCAGGTGCAAAAGGCTCCTCTCTAATAAACAGCCCATTGAAAGGGCCGCCCGCTCTTTATTGGGGCTTTTCAAAGTTCGCCTCAAACCTCCCTTTAAAAGATGGAGTAATTACAATGGTCAGCGACTGGCAATGGTGAAGGTGCCGCTTCTAATAAGGACTGTAAAAAACCTTTAGTAAAACAACTGGCTGTCTGGCCCCAGCATGGGGACTTGGCCGTCTCTGGGACAGTAACAGGTAGCAGGAaaatcttccttttctccccctctccctacaTTTCAGCTAAGCTATCTCAAAGTCCAATCAGCTTTCCAGTACTACATCCTCCTGAAATAGATAGTTTCATATGCCCGATGAGCCTAAATATCTGTACACCAAATAAAACTATGGGCagcaggtgtttttgtttgtttgtttgttttgttttgttttgtttttctctttctctccttttctccctgggATAAGTGAGAACTTGAAGTGGTTGTTTGCTTTGGGGACTTTCAAATAACCGCTTACAAATAATTACAGTTACTCCCCTCCCCAAACATTCTAAAAGCTTCtatactattaaaaattaaatgtaattagaAAGCCTGCAGGGGgtacttgagtgctgggactcatTACGTGCGAGTACTTGTGGGCAATTAATGAGGAGGGACACTGATCTCAAATATAGGGACAACCGACTCCACGAATGTGCGCATGCAAAGTACCAAGGTACAGCTCTTCAATTATTGCTTTTATGCTCTGGAGAGTAAAAAAATAGGAATCATAATTACCTGTTGTTAAAAGGTTCTGAATAGTGACGATCTCATAACCCTGGAGCCTCGGGACACCTTGCCTTCTGCGTGGGCGAATTCCTCGTGTCCCGGTGGCGCGGGCGCTAGGGTTATATAGCCGAGTTGCTGATGCTGAGCGCGGGCGGGGCCGTGAGCTGAGCAACGAGCAGGTCCCTGAGCCCCGCAATCGCGCACGCGTCCAGACTGAGCGACTCCCGCCCCCATTCACCCCTCCCCAGAACTCCCCTCCCGCCCCCTTCCACCAccactcccctcacccccacagtACCTCCGCCCCTGCTCCTTCCTCCCCGGCATGCGCCATATGGTCTTCCCGGTCCAGCCAAGAGCCGGGAACCACGTGACCTGCCTATTTGTATGCCGCGGAGCGCTCCATTCCGGCCCCTTTGTGGCCAGAAGAAAGTGGCCCATCTGTCGCCAGTTAGAGACTCCGCGGACCTGTTTTTACCCGCAGGAGAGATTAACCCTTTGTGGCAGCAGAAGACAgaggacatggggggggggttggtttgtgGGAGGCGAGTGGGAAAGGTAAAGAAAGATCACTGAGTCTATGTTCTAGCCTGAAGACTGCTTTAGtgcaggaagggagacagaggcgAGCCATTCACAATCCCAGATACAGAGGTGCACTGAAGGGTCCTTCCCTTGACAATGGTCTCCGGTGCAGTTTGACTCTGTCTTCTTGGAGAGGCCCATCTTTTAGCTTCTAACCCTTAGCAGAGGCTTTGCTTATTGCCACCGAAGGGTGGCTGGCTTCGAATCTCCATGTCTCTAGGcaatcatatatttcatataaaaacgACCTCATCTGGAAACACAAACACAGCCTTGACTCAACCTTCCTGACTAGAGCATCTTCTCCCATCCTTTGCAAGTCAGATTTCATACCCTACACTTGCACACTCCAAATGTAAACCTAACCTTCACCTGCTCCTACCCCCGAGACTTCACTAAAAGTCTTCAACTCTAACCCCTAGAATTTTGTGTCTGAAGCTAGTTTTTGCCAGCAGACCTTGGCTCCATTGGTCTTCAGATGCTCCTGGAGTAATGAATGACCTCACCTAGCTCATCTAGGGAATGCTAAGATTAAACATCCTGGCGCCAGAGGTCGGAATTTCATCTCTGACACAGACCTTAATCTCAATCACAGCCTTCCTTGAGCCCCTGGTGCTCAATCTATGGCGTTGGAATCCTGGGTCAGAGGAAGCTCAAAGAGAAGCTGCAATAGGACTCCATTCAACTTGTCATTTCCCTTTCTGGGGACTCTGCGTTTTGAGTCAAGCAAAGACTATTGTGGAATAGCCTTATCTATTCTTAAATAAGGAGTCGTTATTTTCTCCATCTGAACAAGGAATCTTTCAGAAGGATGATCCTCCATCCCTCTAGCCCAAGAAAAGTGCTGGTGGAGCAATGGTTgacctcctttctttttccagttcCTCTTCCAAACTCTTCACTAAGTTCTTACCCTCTTCAACCCCTTTGCAATGAATGCATCCTACTTGAATTGCTTATGTAAAAGCAATTGCCCTTGAGTTTGCAAACAGTGTCAGGGTTGAGTGGCTGAAGTGGGGTACatctgggaaaggggagggggagagggttcTAAGGAGATCCTGAGCATTTCTAAGATATTGAAAGTAACCTTCCAGACCCAGAacgaatttaaaaagaaaagcaaggcatTGTGGGAGTTCTTTGGTGGCCTAAAACATGGCACCAATCATTCTGAGATTCTAGAGATAAACTGCCTGgagttttgcttttttctttgttctgtcaaCTGACTGAGAGCAAAGCAAGCAAGGAGCATTGTTTTTGCATTTACTCTGGGTGTTGAGTTTACCTGGAACTTCAGCAAAACCTAGAAATTTAAGCACAGTAGAGACAGATTTTTTTGGACCGCCCTTCTATGAAGAGCTGGCATATCCTCGTTCAGTGTAACTCGGATTCTGGCTCTCACCTCTCCATTTCAGGGTATGCTACAGGAGCGTTATTGGAGAGCAGTGGGAGTTATGGCTCAGGGTATGTGACTGAAGGACCAGggagttttgaaaagaaaaactacacCTGGATATTCCCGGGGACTTGAAGTAAGATCTCTCTTTCCTGAATGTCCATGCTTTGCTGCATTCTAATGTGGCCCTGATTCTAAGTCTGAGTCACAAACACCAAGGGTCCCAGCAAGTGTCCTCCGAGCTCCGGGGAAGCAGTGTGTGCCTAATAAGGATGGGGGTTAAGTATTTTTGGTTtgtgaaagtatgtgtgtgttgggggaaggcGCAAGACTGCGAGACAGGGTAAGGGGGGGGCGGCACCTGAACTGCACCCAGCTGATATGCAGAACGCTCGGTGGAGTCCGGCGCTGGGGCCCATGACCCTGGCCGGCTGCCTTGTTCTTATGCGCTGGTGTGTCTGCTGGGACAGTGGCTATTTCCCAGTTATCTCCGCTTGCCTGGCGGGTGACCGCACTCCCCCAACTTTGGCCCCACCAGGCTCCCTAGGCAGACGGGCGGCACGCGAGCTGCACGCGCAGGCAACAAAAGCTGCTTTTCATGACTCAGTGCCCTCGAGCAATGCCCTAAATCTGCCACCCCGCCGGGTCCTAGTCCCCAGCGCCTCACTGGACCCGCGTCGGGGGCCGTTACAGCCCCAGCCCTGaagccagggaagcagaggccTAAGGGAGGaataggggaggggagaggacagagcAGTGTGGCCTGCCATGGGGCAGGGGCGCATTCACAGAGCTAAGATAAAGAGCTGGGTCATGGCCTGCAGCGTCCCGGGTGGTGACCTGTTTTTCTCAGAAACAGATGCTTACTTTCCATGAAAGGACCCAGTATGTCTGTGGCTGCCCCACCAACTCCGATCATCTCCCAAGCCTCTTCCCACAGAGCCTGGAGTTAGGTGGCCCTACCTGGATAGGTTCACACCCTCCCTCAGGAGCCCACTGGTACTCAGCATAGTTCTTGGAGATCTTGGGGTGCAGTGGGTCGCTAGAGCCAGCAGCTGAGAACTAATGCCCCCTCTTAGGCGAGGGTAACTGCAAGAGGATACTTAGAGGATACTTGCCTTAGAAGGCAAGAGGATACTGGTTCTGACAAGACTACTGGGGTGGTTTGGCTTTGCTTCTTCCCCTCTCAGGAGGCGGTTGAACTCCCGGGTcctggccagaagctggaattgCCCCGACTAGACAGGCAGGCGACAGGAGAGAGCCAGGAGCAAAAGAGACGCTATTAAAATGCCTCGCTATCGCCCGGAGCGCAAAACCCGTTCTCCCCAAATCTCCTGGGCTTGCGGCATAATCTTAATTAAGATAATTGATTCATATTGCACCTGCGAGAacgaaaaaaaaattgattccaACCCCCAACTCCACAAATTGCTTAAAGCTATTGGATGGAGGACGGCAAGGCTGTGATTTGGGGAGTGATTTAGTGCAGGGCTTCCCCAGCTTGGCCTGCCCGGgcccttttatttattatttacgtTCTCTAGATCCCGCTGGGGCCTTAGTGGCTCCCCTCCTGGCGCCCACAGACCTCGAGAGAATACACCTCCGCCTCCCTGTCAGAATTAAGGGGCTTCCTTTAAATCCGTTCAGCATTCAGAATCAACAACATGAAAATAAACGCTGCCAGAGCACCCTGGCAGACGCTGCTCCCAGGCACGTTTGTTGTCAGAAAGCCTGCGTGTGCAAATGTGTTAAAGTGCGACTGTGGTTGAGTGTTCAAGCGTGTGAATCTGAGTGTGAACTATGATCACGTGTGGGACTGTATGATCGTGGTTCTATGATTATGTGCGTGGTTGTTGATGTGCATTCGACATCTGAAAGCATAAATGTGTATATTGATACTTCGTATGTTGAGGGTAGTGGCTATATGCCCAAGGGTTTCACTTGTCCTGAAGTGAAGAACAGCTTGCGGTTTAAAGGGGTTTCAAGCATCCCATGTTTGCCAGACTTTGCCataacaggagagagagagagagagagagagagagagagagagagagagagagagagagagagagatccactgTAGCTAGATCTAGTAGCTTCAGGAGTGAAGGGCCAGCTAGGCACACAGGATACCCTAAACAATAAATGACATCTTAAGATGGGGAAAGAGGCAAACAGGGTTCTAAATGCAGAATAGAAGAACACTAGCCAGTCAAGCTTAGAGCCCAGGAAGCAGTAGGGAAATAACTTCCTGAGAGAATCAGCACCGTGGACAACGCCTACCCAGTGGCTCCTGAAACTGCTTTCAGAATTAGAACTCCTGTGGCTCTATCTAGTCTTCCATGGTTTTTTCTAATGTCTTTCTTTTGCCAAATCACTAGTCATCTTTAGTCTGAGAGCCTCACGCTGCTGCTTCTAGGTAATGACCTTAACAGAGTAAGTTTCCTGGAAACCTGGATATCCTGATGTGGACCTGGGAAATATTAAACAAATTTCAACCAGTATGTCTGAAACAAAGACTGAATAATttccaaacaataacaacaacaacaccactaTTCTAGCATTTTCACCTATTTGCCACTGGGCTTATAAAATGCCTCTAGAAATGTTTTTGATTCTATTTTACCAAGGATTTAAATACTTCTCTATCAATCAATTCTCCCGTTGTTTTATACCATAAATGACTTCCATTGTGAGTGATATAAGCCTACAAAAGCAAAATTGTGTTACTTTTTTCAGATTTGATGTACCACAAAGATTTAAATACTGCATTGAAACACACGGATATTTAATAATATGCTGGAAAACAGTCTATCAGAAATGTGATTCTGGGAAGAGCAAGCACCTTCAACCAAGACATGAGTGTTTTAGATCTGCAACATAGTTAGATTGGGATTGATCAAAGAAATGtggaaataaaagaagagaagccCAATTCCTTTCAGAAGCAGATTGCACTCTAGTCAGAACATATACTTACTGgttttatttctaaatacaaTTAGCAAACAAACTCTTCATCGGGTGTTATTCAGACATCATTGTCATTGAAAGGCATAATTACTTTTGATTCAAGAATTCACCCCTAGAGTTTCACTTTCTTTAAATAAaggctcttctttctttctttaaaagatgcaTTTCCACTTGAATTAAATATTGATAATTTGACCTTTTGTGTCTTTAATTCATCAAAGTGGGAAAATTCCAAATGTAGATCTTGGAGTTAGGCCCTGGTGGGTCTTTCCACTTGAATAGACACCGAGATTAAAGGAGTCCAACTTCCTCTTTCACTGTTCTCTCCTTGCGCTAATTGCTTATGCAAAAATGCAGATTTGTATTAATTAGTAACTCCACTGATTAGTTCTGTGGTATTTTCACATAATAAATCATGCTGCAGACATGAATTTTGGCACATCACCCCTTTGTGGCTCTGGCTGTAATACAGATTTCCTATTAAAATTAAATCTCTGACTGAATCTACCTTTCTGACGCAGGTACCATGAGTAGCCACCCACTGGGAGCACCTGCTCACATTTCAAGAGGCAGCTCATAAGAGCATCTCTGAGACTGTGAATGAGGCCCATGTGTCTCCTGTGCTCCTCACGCTTCCCATGCCCTTGTTTTCATGtgctctctctcatctcctccctGTGTTTACTGCTCTCTGACTACCTATCTACCTGTACTGTCTGTCAAAAAGAAGTCACAAATCCGTGTGTCTAAAGtggtcgagagagagagagaagaggagaaatattTAATCTGATGCTCCTATCTTGAATCATgaagtataaaaatgaataaatatttaattttgaccTTCAGACACTAATAAGGACATCAGGGAACTACTCTTTGGATGCTGGTGGAGACTCAGTTATCTGTTTCAGTAGCACTGTGTGGCTACAGCATCTCTGTCTACTTTTTAAGACATGTCCTTGGGCTGTGGGCAATGTGCTTGGGGTGAAAGTAGAGTCTCTCTTAACTATCCTTTCCTGACCCTTTCGGATGCTGGGGGAGGATGGTAAAAGAGAAAACTCATGTACCTGTGTTCTATAAGCTATTTACCTTAGAGTTGGAGACTCTAAAAAAGGATTGTTATCAAAAGTTGAGAGATGAGAAAATAGTTTTAAGTCAGTTAATTCTAAAATACCTTTTCCATCTGCTTTGAATTCACTCATGGATTTGTAGGGCTTTATAAGAATAAAACTGATCATTTCTGGTGGGAAAATTATCTTAgattttcatattctctcttaATGTTGAAGAATATTAACTACATCGAAAGCTGGGGCTGGTGGCTTTAGGTAGAGCgtttggctttgatttttcagttcactttgtgttttctccaTCACCTCTCTGAAGCCGAGTCTTCTCCAGTTGTCGTAGTCACTGTCCTACTTCTACAAGaaggtaccatgaccaaggcaacttataaaataaagtgtttacTTGGGGCCTTGCTTATATTCCCAGAGGATGAGTTTATACCATCaatgcaggaagcatggcagcaggcagcatggcagcaggcaggttgCCATTGTTGCTATAGTCAAGACTACATCTGAATCCATACCCAATGAGTCAGAAGCAGgggtgccgggggggggggagagaaggagatcGAGCTTGATAcgggcttttgaagcctcaaagcctacTCCTAgagacatacctcctccaacagggtcaTATCTCTTAATCATTCCTAAATAGTTCATCAactgggaccaagcattcaaaaataTGAATCTACAGGGGTGTCATTCACTTGATTCAAACCAACACACTAGATAACAAGCACTCTTTGCAAATCTATATGAGTGCCATGCACTGTGtcgtgaggtgtgtgtgtgtgtgtgtgtgtgtgtgtgtgtgtgtgtgtgtgtgtgtgtgaaaaatctATATGAGTGCCATGCACTGtcgtgaggtgtgtgtgtgtgtgtgtgtgtgtgtgtgtgtgtgtagggatgaCAGAAGACTATACAATCAGacaatgaactttttaaaaagctttctatCCAGTTCATTGAACTGGCTCATTTACAAGTGAGCCTTTGCTGACCAGCTAGAAAGGTGtacaggaaagaaaaaccaaCTGCACCAGGGTGTTAAGAGCAGACGCTAAGGACACCTGGCCTAGATTAGTGCAGCAAGAGCAGCTTCCTGAAGGTGAGGTAGGTGTGCCTGGGGACTGTTCTTGGGTGAGAGGATAGGGTCTGCTAGTTAgtcaaaagaaaacaggaaaggccTCAAGGAAGAGCATCATCCTGAGTAGGAAGAGGAAGCTGAATAATGATGGGAAGATGTGAGGCATACAGTGAGGAGATAAGGCTCAGAGCCCGTTTCCCCAAAAGACTGTAGAAAGACTGTTCCAACTGAAGTGTAACATGCTGAAAACAGCATTGGTTGATTACTTATTGCAGTTTTCTAGTTTGACCCACGCTGCTGTACAGGCCAATCAAGGCAGAGGACATAACTCAGAACATTCAGGAAGATTACCCTAAAACTACAGACAGTTTTGTACAAAGTattcaaatggatttaaaaataaataaaacgacATGATTACTTTGATCTTGAATGAATGTTATTTGTCTCCTCAGAAATTACATATTAAATCAATAACTCACTCATGAGTTATCACTACTTGACAAGGTAGGAAACATAACAACAGCCACCCGCATCAATTCAGCATTTAAAATAGGTGACAGCTCTGGCCATTTTGTATTTGACATTTGAACAAAAACCCAGCTGAAGCCAGTTCAGTCACATGCTCTGTGCCTCCTAAATACTTAGTAAAGATGTGAGACCCACACCTACATCAGCTAGACCCCAAAGTAGGCGGCCTTCTGCTGCTACACTGTAATGGGACAGAATCTAATTATGTTTGCAAAACATTTTTCAGGCTTGTTTCTAAAAGCTAATTTTCAGCTTGATGGTTTCAGCCATTCTGAGAATAACGGAGATCTGGGGCGTCAGTGGTTGTGTCTTTCTGTAGATAAGTCTGAGGAGTTGGGAACCAACACTTTAGGCCATTGTGTCTTCCCAGGTGTTATCATCGATTAATTTAATTGATTAGATTACTCCATTTGAAGAGTTAATGCAGATAAATCATTCTATATCTCTGCATTAACCTTTCTCCTAGAAAGCTCACTGTTTAGGAATTTACTAAAATTTGTTCCCCTATACAAGTTCAAATTGTTTTGACCCCAATTGTATCTggcttaaaacatttttcaataaGATAGACGGCCAACAAAAAACTAATTCAAAAACATTTTAGAGATGTTTTATCTCATAATGCCttgtttgaacattttttaaaaccttacttgtcttttctatatattatggtttctgagtttgtgtttgtatgggttgtgtgtgtatgtatgtatatggttttcatgctttttccttctatttttccaTGTTGTTGGCCTTGTTTTattcagtcttctttcttcttattggcctgtttgagagagagagagaggagacaagggAGGTGAAACTGTGATCAgtactatataaaattatatctaataaaatgacaaaaattaaaaatagaagacaTTAGTTTTtgtgtctttgggttttttttagaaaaatatatcttgCTTAATTATAATCCAGAATTTATTTCTAGGCATTTTCATCCCCCAAATACTGACAAAGCAAGGAGTTTTCTACTGaacaaggaagaagatggagggagatgAAACATCTGGCCCCTCGTTGCCAGATATCATTAATTTACTGCTAATCTTAGATTTTAAACTGCAAACTTTACAGTCATCAAGGAGACATGTATTTCAATCTGAGTACCTAACAAACCACATATATCAGACttataatgtaaatgtaaaaaaggagaaagctatGTTTCCTTAACTGGAGATATTCATGGTTTTATGGAAAGTGTCATCCAAAAGTTGTCTATCAGGCTGAGTGATGACTTGATAGGTAAAGTGCCTACCACtgaagcatgaggatctgagagCCCCACTCTTTTCCATTTGTGTAGCTTTGCACAAGTTATTTCCTCATCTGTGTAATGAAAATAATAGCTTAGATCAACAGGCTCTATATGAAATGTCAGGTTAGCAgcatgcacttgtaatcccactgctggaaaggcagaggcaggcgaattcctggaactcactggccagcctagcTCAGTCTAGTCAATGAGTCCCAGGCCAACAGAGACCCTGTATCACagcaaaaccaccaccaccaccaccaccaacacaacATAAGGTGTATCCTCTTCGGGGAACAACAGTCAAggctttcctctggcctccatgt
The DNA window shown above is from Mus pahari chromosome 3, PAHARI_EIJ_v1.1, whole genome shotgun sequence and carries:
- the Neurod1 gene encoding neurogenic differentiation factor 1, with the protein product MTKSYTESGLMGEPQPQGPPSWTDECLSSQDEEHEADKKEDELEAMNAEEDSLRNGGEEEEEDEDLEEEEEEEEEEDDQKPKRRGPKKKKMTKARLERFKLRRMKANARERNRMHGLNAALDNLRKVVPCYSKTQKLSKIETLRLAKNYIWALSEILRSGKSPDLVSFVQTLCKGLSQPTTNLVAGCLQLNPRTFLPEQNPDMPPHLPTASASFPVHPYSYQSPGLPSPPYGTMDSSHVFHVKPPPHAYSAALEPFFESPLTDCTSPSFDGPLSPPLSINGNFSFKHEPSAEFEKNYAFTMHYPAATLAGPQSHGSIFSSGAAAPRCEIPIDNIMSFDSHSHHERVMSAQLNAIFHD